From a single Bacteroidota bacterium genomic region:
- a CDS encoding FtsQ-type POTRA domain-containing protein, giving the protein MKTKINFRKILILTAWTLSGIGMITLLGFVSHEQEILKCSGILVEMKGDQGHEFIDKEEVLALVNSKGKMEGKPIGTINTALLEKRILSNPFVESVEVYSSIGGKLHIDLVQRNPIVRIVNKNDEQFYIDQTGTFMPVSDRYTPPALVANGYIFNTYTEMKVGINTTPEDTTLTQIPRSIEQVYALAGFIAADTFWAANAEQIYVNEKQELELIPRFGNHRILIGDTTGLKDKFERLMVFYQDGLSKTGWNNYNLINLKYKGQVVCTKIK; this is encoded by the coding sequence ATGAAAACAAAAATCAACTTCAGGAAAATTTTGATTCTTACCGCATGGACCCTATCGGGAATTGGCATGATCACCCTACTCGGTTTTGTCAGTCATGAACAGGAAATCCTGAAATGCAGCGGGATCCTGGTGGAGATGAAGGGCGATCAGGGACATGAATTTATTGATAAGGAAGAGGTCCTTGCCTTGGTGAACAGTAAAGGAAAAATGGAGGGAAAACCCATCGGAACCATTAACACTGCACTGTTAGAAAAAAGAATTTTAAGCAACCCGTTCGTAGAAAGCGTAGAAGTATATTCATCGATTGGCGGAAAATTGCACATTGACCTCGTACAACGCAACCCGATTGTGAGAATAGTGAATAAAAACGACGAACAATTTTATATCGATCAGACAGGTACATTTATGCCTGTATCAGATCGTTACACCCCTCCGGCATTGGTGGCGAATGGGTATATTTTTAACACCTATACCGAGATGAAAGTCGGTATCAATACCACTCCCGAAGATACAACGTTGACGCAGATACCAAGATCAATTGAGCAGGTGTACGCACTCGCCGGCTTCATAGCGGCCGATACTTTCTGGGCGGCGAATGCAGAACAGATTTATGTGAATGAAAAACAGGAGCTGGAATTGATACCACGTTTTGGAAATCACCGGATCCTGATTGGCGATACAACAGGACTTAAAGATAAGTTTGAGCGACTGATGGTCTTTTATCAGGACGGGTTGAGCAAAACAGGATGGAATAATTATAACCTCATCAACCTGAAGTACAAGGGCCAGGTGGTATGTACAAAAATCAAATAG
- the murG gene encoding undecaprenyldiphospho-muramoylpentapeptide beta-N-acetylglucosaminyltransferase: MQSQDKHTRVIISGGGTGGHIFPAIAIANALKAIDPAIQLLFVGAEGKMEMEKVPAAGYTIKGLPIAGIKRELSFDNFTFPVKLMRSLNKAKSILKEFKPDVAVGVGGYASGPLLFMASREGVPTLIQEQNSFPGITNKLLSRKAASICVAYDGMEQFFPKHKIVFTGNPVREDIKQIAGKREEAAAFFGMDPAKNTLLVVGGSQGARSINRAVRDGLQKLAEQGMQVLWQTGKLFHAEALKAVEEINAPGIRAFDFITRMDLGYAMADVVVARAGASTVSELCIAGKPSILVPLPTAAEDHQTKNCMSLVNKKAALLVTDIAAGEKLVKEAIALLNDLPHRQKLTENILPLARPEAAAEIAQEVLKLIRK, translated from the coding sequence TTGCAGTCGCAGGATAAACATACACGCGTCATCATCAGTGGTGGTGGAACAGGAGGACATATCTTTCCTGCCATCGCTATTGCCAATGCCTTGAAAGCGATTGATCCTGCCATTCAACTGCTTTTTGTGGGAGCGGAAGGGAAGATGGAAATGGAGAAAGTTCCCGCAGCAGGATATACCATTAAAGGATTGCCAATTGCAGGAATTAAAAGAGAATTGAGTTTCGATAATTTTACTTTTCCGGTGAAGCTGATGCGAAGTCTGAATAAAGCGAAATCTATCCTGAAAGAATTTAAGCCGGATGTTGCAGTTGGCGTAGGAGGCTATGCGAGTGGTCCCTTGCTGTTCATGGCATCACGTGAAGGTGTACCGACATTGATTCAGGAACAAAATTCTTTTCCCGGAATTACCAATAAACTTTTATCGAGAAAAGCTGCCTCTATTTGTGTGGCTTATGATGGAATGGAACAATTCTTCCCCAAACATAAAATTGTTTTCACCGGTAATCCGGTTCGTGAAGATATTAAACAGATTGCCGGCAAACGGGAGGAAGCGGCGGCGTTCTTCGGAATGGATCCTGCTAAAAATACATTGCTGGTAGTAGGAGGGAGTCAGGGTGCACGAAGTATCAACAGAGCTGTTCGCGATGGATTGCAAAAATTAGCAGAACAAGGCATGCAGGTCCTTTGGCAGACTGGAAAATTATTTCATGCAGAAGCATTAAAAGCTGTGGAGGAAATCAATGCTCCCGGAATAAGGGCTTTTGATTTCATCACACGCATGGATCTGGGTTATGCTATGGCAGATGTTGTAGTGGCAAGAGCCGGGGCGAGTACTGTGTCGGAATTATGTATCGCGGGAAAGCCCTCAATTTTAGTTCCATTGCCGACAGCCGCCGAAGATCATCAAACAAAAAATTGCATGTCGCTGGTGAATAAAAAAGCCGCATTGCTGGTGACCGATATCGCCGCAGGGGAGAAATTGGTGAAGGAAGCCATCGCACTCTTAAACGATTTACCCCATCGACAAAAGCTGACAGAAAATATTCTCCCTCTGGCGCGACCTGAGGCAGCAGCAGAAATTGCACAAGAAGTTTTAAAACTCATACGAAAATAA
- the mraZ gene encoding division/cell wall cluster transcriptional repressor MraZ has product MSQFQGEFECKLDAKGRLSLPSALRKQIAPEAKEKFMVNRGFENCLALYPMDEWQKISDEINNLNMYVVKNREFARYFFRGAMELELDAAGRILLPKRMLEHAGVSKELVLYGWGNKIEIWSVEGYAKLLKDEPKDFAALAEEVMGKINLNRGGGERGLS; this is encoded by the coding sequence ATGTCGCAATTCCAGGGAGAATTTGAATGCAAGCTTGACGCGAAAGGGCGTTTGAGTCTGCCTTCTGCGTTGCGCAAGCAAATAGCTCCCGAAGCGAAGGAGAAGTTTATGGTGAACAGGGGTTTTGAAAACTGTCTCGCTTTGTATCCAATGGATGAGTGGCAGAAGATCAGTGACGAGATCAATAATTTGAATATGTACGTGGTGAAGAACCGCGAATTTGCCCGCTACTTTTTTCGTGGTGCGATGGAATTGGAACTGGACGCAGCAGGTCGTATCCTGTTGCCGAAACGTATGCTCGAACATGCAGGTGTAAGCAAAGAGTTGGTGTTGTACGGATGGGGAAATAAAATCGAAATCTGGTCAGTGGAAGGTTATGCTAAGTTGCTGAAGGATGAGCCGAAAGATTTTGCGGCATTGGCAGAGGAAGTAATGGGCAAAATAAATTTAAATCGCGGAGGTGGTGAACGTGGCCTATCATAA
- a CDS encoding FtsW/RodA/SpoVE family cell cycle protein: protein MTWLESYFRGDRTIWLIVILLSIMSILAVYSSTGTLAYKYQSGNTEYYLFKHGIIMILGFVLMYIGHFVKYTFYSRIANLGIIIAIPLLFMTLLMGSNINEASRWLTLPIVNLSFQTSDFAKVALILYVARMLSKKQDNIKDFKSAFVPIIIPVGLVCGLILPANFSTAAVLFTTCVILMFIGRISLKYILSMVGIAVGIFALFLMIAYLTGYEGRIETWKARIENFSEGSDQGNYQVQQAKIAIATGGLIGKGPGNSEQRNFLPHPYSDFIFAIIVEEYGLAGGGIIVFLYLLLFYRALQIVRKTERAFAAMITIGCAFSLVFQALINMAVAVNLFPVTGQPLPMLSMGGTSIWFTSAALGIILSVSSEIDKTENEVREVAVAG, encoded by the coding sequence ATGACCTGGCTCGAATCGTATTTTAGAGGTGACCGCACCATCTGGCTCATCGTAATACTGCTGAGTATTATGAGTATACTGGCTGTTTATAGTTCAACAGGTACGCTGGCGTATAAATACCAGTCGGGAAATACAGAGTATTATTTGTTCAAGCACGGCATCATTATGATTCTTGGTTTTGTACTGATGTACATCGGACATTTTGTGAAGTATACGTTTTATTCACGCATCGCCAATCTCGGCATCATCATCGCCATCCCGCTCCTGTTCATGACCTTGCTGATGGGAAGTAATATCAATGAAGCGAGCAGATGGCTGACCTTACCGATTGTGAATCTTTCCTTCCAGACTTCCGATTTTGCGAAGGTGGCATTGATTCTCTATGTCGCCCGAATGCTCTCGAAGAAACAGGATAATATCAAGGATTTCAAGAGTGCCTTTGTGCCGATTATTATTCCGGTAGGTTTGGTTTGCGGATTGATATTACCGGCGAACTTCTCAACCGCTGCGGTGCTGTTTACCACTTGTGTCATCCTCATGTTCATCGGTCGTATCAGTTTGAAGTATATCCTATCGATGGTTGGAATTGCGGTGGGTATTTTCGCATTGTTTTTAATGATCGCCTATCTCACCGGCTATGAAGGACGTATTGAAACATGGAAAGCACGTATCGAAAATTTCAGTGAAGGAAGTGATCAGGGAAATTACCAGGTGCAGCAGGCGAAAATTGCGATTGCTACGGGCGGACTCATTGGAAAAGGTCCGGGTAATAGTGAGCAACGGAATTTTCTTCCGCATCCCTATTCGGATTTTATTTTCGCCATCATCGTGGAAGAATATGGTTTAGCAGGAGGAGGAATCATCGTCTTCCTCTACCTCTTACTTTTCTACAGGGCGCTGCAGATTGTCCGAAAAACTGAACGGGCCTTTGCGGCGATGATTACTATCGGTTGTGCATTTAGTCTGGTATTTCAGGCATTGATTAATATGGCCGTTGCAGTGAATCTATTTCCGGTAACCGGTCAGCCACTGCCCATGCTCAGTATGGGAGGAACATCCATTTGGTTTACAAGTGCTGCCCTCGGTATTATTCTGAGTGTAAGCAGTGAGATTGATAAAACAGAAAACGAAGTCAGAGAAGTTGCAGTCGCAGGATAA
- the rsmH gene encoding 16S rRNA (cytosine(1402)-N(4))-methyltransferase RsmH gives MAYHNPVLLDAAVKGLNIQPDGIYVDVTFGGGGHSAAILKLLEKGRLIAFDQDADAKANVHADTRFLLIDDNFRNLSERLADADVNTVDGILADLGVSSHQFDVAERGFSIRFNAELDMRMDQSQQLTAKDVINYYPEKELSRVFKEYGELIPARRMAEAIVKARQEAFIITGEELKKVLSKFAPRMKENTFYAQVYQALRIEVNDELGALKELLKKSAAVLRSGGRLVVISYHSLEDRLVKNFINSGNFEGELHKDFFGNPTGLLFKAINRKPILPEESEIENNPRSRSAKMRIAERL, from the coding sequence GTGGCCTATCATAATCCTGTCCTCCTCGACGCGGCAGTAAAGGGCTTGAATATTCAGCCCGATGGAATTTATGTAGATGTGACTTTTGGTGGTGGCGGACATTCCGCAGCCATTTTAAAATTGCTTGAAAAAGGTCGACTGATTGCTTTCGATCAGGATGCGGATGCAAAGGCTAACGTTCATGCAGATACGAGATTTTTATTGATCGATGATAATTTCAGGAATTTATCGGAGCGTCTCGCGGATGCAGATGTGAATACGGTAGATGGTATCCTAGCCGATTTAGGCGTGTCTTCGCATCAGTTTGATGTGGCAGAGCGAGGGTTCTCCATTCGGTTTAACGCGGAACTGGATATGCGGATGGATCAATCGCAACAGTTGACGGCAAAGGATGTGATCAATTATTATCCGGAGAAGGAATTGAGTCGTGTGTTTAAAGAATACGGTGAACTGATTCCGGCGCGTCGTATGGCAGAAGCGATCGTGAAAGCGCGGCAGGAGGCTTTTATCATTACCGGAGAAGAACTGAAGAAGGTGCTGTCGAAGTTTGCTCCACGTATGAAGGAAAACACATTTTATGCCCAGGTTTATCAGGCACTTCGCATTGAAGTAAACGATGAACTGGGCGCATTGAAAGAGCTGTTGAAGAAATCAGCAGCGGTATTGCGAAGCGGTGGTCGCCTGGTGGTGATCAGCTACCATAGTCTGGAAGATCGTTTGGTGAAGAATTTTATCAATAGCGGAAATTTCGAAGGCGAGCTCCACAAGGATTTTTTCGGAAACCCGACAGGATTGCTCTTCAAAGCCATTAACCGCAAGCCCATCTTACCTGAAGAATCAGAAATAGAAAATAACCCGCGCTCCCGTAGTGCTAAAATGCGCATCGCTGAACGTTTATGA
- a CDS encoding phospho-N-acetylmuramoyl-pentapeptide-transferase yields MLYYLFDYLDKAYDIPGAGVFRFLSFRASMAIITSLVITLFLGKRIIRHLLRMQVGETIRDLGLDGQKQKQGTPTMGGLIIIAAILIPTILFTRLDNVYIIIMIICTLWLGFIGFLDDYIKVFKKDKEGLRAKSKLVGQVGLGLIIGSVLYFNPNVVVREKMSNNRIVVDQQSNIVDDLGNKDGFLFSGVNEKSTKTTIPFLKNNEFDYARLVDWAGDSKSWMLPLFFILIVTFIITAVSNGANITDGIDGLATGTSAIIGATLAVFAYVSGNAVFADYLNIMYIPNTGELMVFMSAFVGACVGFLWYNSFPAQVFMGDTGSLALGGIIAVFAIAVRKELLIPIICGIFLVENLSVMAQVSYFKYTKKRFGEGRRILKMSPLHHHYQKLGYHESKIVTRFWIVGIMLAVLSIVTLKLR; encoded by the coding sequence ATGCTCTATTACCTCTTTGATTATCTCGATAAAGCGTACGACATCCCCGGTGCCGGTGTGTTCCGCTTCCTTTCTTTCAGAGCGTCGATGGCGATTATCACTTCGCTGGTGATCACCTTGTTTTTAGGAAAGAGAATTATTCGTCATCTGCTCCGCATGCAGGTGGGAGAAACCATTCGCGATCTCGGTCTCGACGGACAAAAGCAAAAGCAGGGAACACCTACCATGGGAGGATTGATCATCATCGCTGCGATTCTTATTCCGACGATCCTCTTCACCCGATTGGATAATGTGTATATCATCATCATGATTATTTGCACGCTTTGGCTGGGCTTCATCGGTTTTCTGGATGATTATATTAAAGTGTTTAAAAAGGATAAGGAAGGTTTACGTGCGAAATCGAAGTTAGTCGGACAAGTGGGTCTGGGTTTAATCATCGGTTCCGTATTGTATTTTAATCCGAATGTAGTGGTGCGGGAGAAGATGAGCAATAACCGTATTGTTGTCGATCAGCAGAGTAATATCGTTGATGATCTCGGAAATAAAGACGGATTCTTGTTTTCCGGTGTGAATGAGAAATCCACCAAGACCACCATTCCCTTTCTGAAGAACAATGAATTTGATTATGCGCGTCTGGTAGATTGGGCGGGAGATAGTAAGAGCTGGATGCTGCCCTTGTTTTTCATTCTCATTGTGACATTCATCATCACCGCAGTTTCCAATGGTGCTAATATAACAGACGGAATCGACGGATTAGCCACAGGGACCAGTGCCATCATTGGTGCGACCCTTGCTGTATTCGCTTATGTTTCCGGTAATGCGGTTTTTGCCGATTATCTAAACATCATGTATATACCCAATACCGGCGAGCTCATGGTTTTCATGAGTGCTTTTGTAGGAGCCTGTGTTGGATTTTTATGGTATAATTCCTTCCCTGCACAGGTGTTCATGGGAGATACAGGAAGTCTGGCCTTAGGTGGAATCATCGCCGTCTTCGCCATTGCTGTCCGGAAGGAATTATTAATACCAATCATCTGCGGCATCTTCCTCGTGGAGAATTTATCTGTAATGGCTCAGGTCAGTTATTTTAAATATACAAAGAAAAGATTTGGTGAAGGTCGTCGCATTCTGAAGATGTCACCATTGCACCATCATTATCAAAAGCTGGGTTACCATGAGTCGAAAATCGTTACCCGCTTTTGGATCGTTGGAATTATGCTGGCTGTATTAAGTATTGTAACCCTCAAACTGCGATAA
- the ftsA gene encoding cell division protein FtsA, producing MEHSGIIVGLDIGTTKIAVIVGRRNEHGKVEIMGMGRSESLGVMRGMVANIEKTVVSIKEAVAEAESKSGVEISDVHVGIAGQHIKSMQHRGMITRTSTQDEIGRKDIDAIIKDMYKLAMPPGEEIIHVIPQEYIVDNEQGIKDPIGMSGIRLEANCHIITGLITAANNIQKCVTKAGLKTVDIILEPLASAEAVLTEEEKEAGVVLVDIGGGTTDIAIFQDGIIRHTAVIPFGGNVITEDIKEGCSIIRNQAELLKTKFGSALSKQMKENEIVSIPGLRGREPKEISVKNLASIIQARMEEIVESVYYEIKSSGFEKKLIAGIVITGGGAQLKHITQLVEYITGMDTRIGYPNEHLGKGMDEVKSPMYATGVGLVIKGLQEVENERRNPSAISSTEPAKDVRKKGWWTSIFNTEILGDDKDEKL from the coding sequence ATGGAACATTCAGGGATCATAGTAGGACTTGATATTGGCACAACGAAAATTGCCGTTATTGTGGGTCGCAGGAATGAACACGGAAAGGTGGAGATCATGGGCATGGGTCGCTCGGAATCACTGGGTGTGATGCGGGGTATGGTGGCGAACATTGAGAAAACGGTGGTGTCCATCAAGGAAGCTGTCGCTGAAGCGGAATCAAAATCCGGAGTGGAGATCAGTGATGTGCATGTAGGTATTGCCGGTCAGCATATCAAAAGTATGCAGCACCGTGGAATGATTACCCGCACCAGTACGCAGGATGAAATCGGTCGTAAGGATATTGATGCGATCATCAAGGATATGTACAAACTGGCGATGCCTCCCGGTGAAGAAATTATTCACGTGATTCCTCAGGAGTATATCGTCGACAATGAACAGGGCATCAAGGATCCGATTGGTATGTCGGGAATCAGACTCGAGGCCAATTGTCATATCATCACCGGATTGATTACTGCTGCAAATAATATTCAAAAATGCGTGACAAAGGCGGGACTGAAAACCGTTGATATTATTCTTGAACCACTGGCCTCTGCTGAAGCTGTGCTTACGGAAGAAGAAAAGGAAGCCGGTGTGGTATTGGTGGATATTGGTGGTGGTACTACTGATATTGCCATTTTTCAGGATGGAATTATACGACATACTGCTGTTATTCCGTTTGGAGGTAATGTGATCACGGAGGATATAAAGGAAGGTTGTTCAATCATTCGTAATCAGGCGGAGTTGCTGAAAACAAAATTCGGTTCGGCATTATCGAAGCAGATGAAGGAGAATGAAATTGTTTCTATTCCGGGATTGCGCGGACGTGAACCGAAAGAAATATCAGTAAAAAATCTGGCTTCTATCATCCAGGCGCGGATGGAAGAGATCGTGGAGAGCGTGTATTATGAAATCAAGAGTTCCGGTTTTGAGAAAAAACTGATCGCAGGTATCGTCATCACCGGCGGTGGTGCGCAGCTCAAACATATTACGCAATTGGTGGAGTATATAACGGGCATGGATACCCGCATTGGTTATCCGAATGAACACCTGGGAAAAGGAATGGACGAAGTAAAGAGTCCGATGTATGCTACCGGCGTAGGACTGGTGATAAAAGGCTTGCAGGAAGTGGAGAACGAACGCAGAAATCCATCCGCGATATCCTCTACAGAGCCTGCAAAAGATGTCCGCAAAAAAGGCTGGTGGACCTCCATCTTTAACACCGAAATTTTAGGCGACGACAAAGACGAAAAATTGTAA
- a CDS encoding UDP-N-acetylmuramoyl-L-alanyl-D-glutamate--2,6-diaminopimelate ligase → MKLLSDLLYKTGIEELSGVTTISIDKICFDSRQVSEGTLFVAVRGSKSDGHDFIKEVIAKGAVAVVCEEMPAEMIPGITFVRVKDSSYALAIICSNYYDQPSSKLKLIGVTGTNGKTTTVSLLYSVFRQLGHKTGLLSTVRNFVNDLELAATHTTPDPLQLNALLAKMVEAGCTYCFMEVSSHAIVQHRIAGLEFAGGLFTNITRDHLDYHKTFDEYIRAKKGFFDLLPADAFAIINADDRNGRIMVQNTKAKVKTFGLMGVADYKAKVLESTISGLLISIDGNDVLCRLAGTFNAYNLLGVYVTALLLGEEKLHVLTALSTLLPPEGRFEQINSQQGVTGIVDYAHTPDALKNVLLTINDIRAGKEQVITIVGCGGDRDAGKRPQMAAIACEQSDRVILTSDNPRSEDPDAIIAEMKTGVPIHQMKKVLSVTDRREAIRTACALAKPGDIILLAGKGHEKYQEIKGVKYPFDDKQVLEESLELC, encoded by the coding sequence ATGAAATTACTCAGCGATCTTCTTTACAAGACCGGCATCGAGGAGCTTAGTGGTGTTACCACTATCTCTATAGATAAAATATGCTTTGACTCCCGTCAGGTGAGTGAGGGAACACTCTTCGTGGCCGTGCGTGGAAGTAAGAGCGATGGTCATGATTTTATTAAAGAGGTTATTGCTAAAGGTGCAGTCGCAGTAGTTTGTGAGGAGATGCCTGCGGAGATGATTCCCGGAATCACTTTTGTTCGTGTGAAAGATTCTTCCTATGCGCTTGCGATTATTTGTTCCAATTATTACGATCAGCCTTCTTCTAAATTAAAACTGATTGGTGTGACCGGTACGAATGGTAAAACCACTACGGTTTCATTATTGTATTCGGTGTTTCGTCAACTCGGACATAAAACCGGACTCCTCAGTACCGTTCGCAATTTCGTGAATGACCTGGAGCTCGCTGCTACACATACTACACCTGATCCGCTGCAATTGAATGCGCTGTTGGCGAAGATGGTGGAAGCAGGATGTACCTATTGCTTCATGGAAGTGAGTTCGCATGCTATCGTACAACACCGTATTGCAGGTCTTGAGTTTGCAGGAGGATTGTTTACTAATATCACCAGAGATCATCTCGATTACCATAAAACATTTGACGAATACATCCGTGCAAAAAAAGGGTTCTTCGATCTATTGCCTGCTGATGCCTTCGCGATTATAAATGCCGACGACAGAAATGGCCGGATCATGGTGCAGAACACCAAAGCCAAAGTAAAGACTTTCGGATTGATGGGTGTCGCTGATTATAAAGCAAAAGTCCTGGAAAGTACGATCTCCGGATTGCTGATCAGCATCGATGGCAATGATGTGTTGTGCCGTCTGGCCGGGACATTTAACGCCTATAACTTATTAGGAGTTTACGTTACGGCCTTGCTGTTAGGAGAAGAAAAACTGCATGTTCTCACCGCACTCAGTACACTTTTACCACCTGAAGGACGCTTTGAGCAAATTAACAGTCAGCAGGGAGTGACCGGAATCGTGGACTATGCACATACCCCGGATGCTTTAAAGAATGTACTGTTAACCATCAATGATATTCGTGCAGGAAAGGAGCAGGTGATTACCATCGTAGGTTGCGGAGGAGATCGAGATGCAGGAAAGCGTCCGCAAATGGCGGCAATTGCCTGCGAACAAAGTGACCGCGTCATCCTGACTTCTGATAATCCGCGCAGTGAAGATCCGGATGCAATCATTGCGGAGATGAAAACCGGTGTACCCATACATCAAATGAAAAAGGTGCTTTCGGTAACGGATCGCCGTGAGGCCATCAGAACCGCCTGCGCCTTAGCCAAGCCGGGAGACATTATCCTCCTTGCCGGAAAAGGCCACGAAAAATATCAGGAAATAAAAGGTGTTAAATATCCCTTCGACGACAAACAAGTGCTCGAAGAATCATTAGAACTCTGCTAA
- a CDS encoding UDP-N-acetylmuramate--L-alanine ligase, protein MNHPTGKPITQVYFLGIGGIGMSALARYFLSSGMKVAGYDRSSTPLTDELRKEGMEIHFEDAIENIPSSFKASAQREQTLIVLTPAIPAQHHELNFFREQGYQIAKRSQVLGLITNDVKTFAVAGTHGKTTTSSILTHILYKAERNCTAFLGGISTNYNSNLLLGDASKPNHEIVVEADEFDRSFLTLFPYAAIITSMDADHLDIYGNAEEMQHTYRLFAGQVKAEGFIVHKSGLDLGSTPAKKYTYSIRDKHADYVGANIKVEQGRYRFDLVTPGYVIEGLTLGLPGRHNIENAVAACAIALEEGVDMVSLKEALETYSGVQRRFQYHVVKSDIVYIDDYAHHPEELRAAILSARELFPTRKITVAFQPHLFSRTRDFMEGFAESLSLADALYLLDIYPAREEPIPGIDSDLLFSKIAIDNKYRVSKEEVIQRLRIQRPEVFMTLGAGDIDQLIQPIKTLLEQA, encoded by the coding sequence ATGAATCACCCGACAGGTAAGCCCATTACTCAAGTCTATTTCCTCGGTATCGGGGGAATTGGGATGAGTGCGCTTGCCCGTTATTTTCTCTCGTCCGGAATGAAGGTGGCCGGCTATGATCGTTCCTCAACGCCTTTAACGGATGAACTCCGGAAAGAAGGAATGGAGATTCATTTTGAAGATGCGATTGAAAATATTCCTTCTTCATTCAAAGCGTCCGCTCAGCGGGAACAAACACTCATCGTATTAACACCTGCCATCCCTGCACAGCATCACGAATTGAATTTCTTCCGTGAACAGGGCTATCAGATAGCAAAAAGATCACAGGTTTTAGGTCTTATCACCAACGATGTTAAAACGTTTGCAGTAGCAGGTACACATGGAAAGACTACCACCTCTTCCATCTTAACGCATATCCTCTATAAAGCTGAACGGAATTGCACCGCATTTTTAGGAGGGATAAGTACCAATTATAATTCCAATCTTTTATTGGGCGATGCCTCTAAACCAAATCATGAAATAGTGGTGGAGGCAGATGAATTCGACCGCTCCTTCCTGACTTTGTTTCCTTATGCCGCTATCATCACTTCTATGGATGCCGATCATCTGGATATTTATGGCAATGCGGAAGAGATGCAGCATACCTATCGTTTGTTTGCAGGACAGGTGAAAGCAGAAGGTTTCATCGTGCATAAATCTGGTCTTGATCTCGGGTCAACTCCTGCTAAAAAATATACCTATTCCATCAGGGATAAGCATGCCGATTATGTAGGCGCCAATATAAAAGTAGAACAAGGTCGTTATCGCTTTGATCTCGTGACACCGGGTTATGTGATTGAAGGTTTAACGTTAGGATTACCCGGTCGGCATAACATTGAAAATGCTGTTGCTGCCTGTGCCATCGCGTTGGAAGAAGGTGTCGATATGGTTTCATTGAAAGAGGCATTGGAAACTTACAGTGGTGTACAACGACGTTTCCAATATCATGTAGTAAAAAGTGATATCGTCTATATTGATGACTATGCACATCATCCTGAAGAACTGAGAGCCGCCATACTTTCTGCCCGCGAGTTATTTCCAACTCGTAAAATTACCGTGGCCTTCCAGCCGCATTTATTCTCCCGCACCCGTGATTTCATGGAGGGCTTTGCAGAAAGTCTGAGTCTGGCCGATGCATTGTATCTTCTCGACATCTATCCTGCAAGGGAGGAACCTATTCCCGGCATTGATTCGGATCTGCTGTTTTCGAAAATTGCTATTGACAATAAATACAGAGTATCTAAGGAAGAAGTCATTCAACGATTAAGAATTCAACGTCCGGAAGTGTTCATGACACTCGGTGCCGGCGATATCGATCAATTGATTCAACCCATTAAAACCCTCCTGGAACAAGCATGA